From Bradyrhizobium sp. AZCC 1610:
CTTCCGCAAAGCGTTCGACGATTTCCAGCCGGAAAAGATCGCCCGCTACAGCGACAAGAAGATCCACGCCCTGATGAACGATGCCGGCATCGTGCGCAACCGCGCCAAGATCGAGGGCGCCGTCAACAGCGCCAAGGCCTATCTGAAGATCATGGAAGAAGGCGCGGGCTTCTCAAAATTCCTGTGGGACTTCGTCGACGGCAAGCCCGTCGTCAACCAATTCAAGACCACCGCCAGCGTGCCGGCCTCGACGCCGGTCTCGATCAAGATTTCAAAGGAGCTCGGCGCGCGCGGCTTCAAATTCGTCGGCCCGACCATCGTCTACGCCTTCATGCAGGCGACCGGCATGGTCAACGACCATCTGGTCACGTGCTTCTGCCACGAGAACTGCAGCGGCAAACTTCGCAAGCCCCGCCTCAAGGCCAAATGACGACGCGAAAATCGTCCCATGTCGCCAACCGCGCCTGGCAGCGTATGCTGTCGGGGCGGCGGCTCGATCTGCTTGACCCCTCCCCGCTCGATATCGAGATCGCCGACATCGCCCATGGGCTGGCGCGCGTCGCGCGCTGGAACGGGCAGACCAGCGGCGCGCATATTTTCTCGGTGGCGCAGCACACGCTGCTGGTGGAAACCGTGATGCGCGAGCAGATGCCGCGCGTCGACGCCCGCTTCCGGATTGCAGCGCTGCTGCACGACGCGCCGGAATATGTCATCGGCGACATGATCTCGCCGTTCAAGGCAGTGCTCGGCTGCGACTACAAGGTGGTGGAGAAGCGCCTGCTGGCGGCGATCCATATTCGCTTCGGGCTGCCGCCAACTCTCGCCGATGAAATCACCAAAGCCATCAAGGCGGCCGATCGCGGCGCGGCCTATCTCGAGGCCACCCATCTGGCGGGATTTTCACAGGCCGAGGCGAGGCGCCTGTTCGGCAAGGATCCCGGCCTGCCCGCGGCCACGGTGCGCGATTATCTGACGCCATGGACCGCGGCCCGGGCCGAGAAGCAGTTTTTGGCGCGATTCAAGCTGCTGCTCGGTTGAACGTCTCGCGCAAACCTGCTTTCACCACCCGGTCCGCGGGCCTATAATCGCGACAGGACGCTCCAAGGGATCGCCATGCTTCACATCTGCTCGCTTGCCGCACTTCCCGAGACCGTAAGAGCCACCGGCGCCAGCCATATCCTCACCGTGATGGCCAATGTCGATCAGGTGCTGCGGCCGGCCTCGGTGCTCGAGGCCAATCATCTGAGAGTGTCGATGGACGACATCACCGAGCAGATGGACGGTTTTGTCGCGCCGTCGGACCAGCATATCGAGAGGGTACTGAATTTCGTCCGAGGCTGGGACCGCAGCGCGCCGATGGTGGTGCACTGCTACGCCGGCATCAGCCGCTCGACGGCAAGCGCCTTTGCCGCCGCCTGCGCGCTCAATCCGCATCGCGACGAGATCGAGAT
This genomic window contains:
- a CDS encoding DNA-3-methyladenine glycosylase I: MSKSARLHPDGKTRCPWPGEDPFYMAYHDTEWGVPEYDDRALYEKLILDGFQAGLSWITILRKRENFRKAFDDFQPEKIARYSDKKIHALMNDAGIVRNRAKIEGAVNSAKAYLKIMEEGAGFSKFLWDFVDGKPVVNQFKTTASVPASTPVSIKISKELGARGFKFVGPTIVYAFMQATGMVNDHLVTCFCHENCSGKLRKPRLKAK
- a CDS encoding HD family hydrolase, with the protein product MTTRKSSHVANRAWQRMLSGRRLDLLDPSPLDIEIADIAHGLARVARWNGQTSGAHIFSVAQHTLLVETVMREQMPRVDARFRIAALLHDAPEYVIGDMISPFKAVLGCDYKVVEKRLLAAIHIRFGLPPTLADEITKAIKAADRGAAYLEATHLAGFSQAEARRLFGKDPGLPAATVRDYLTPWTAARAEKQFLARFKLLLG
- a CDS encoding tyrosine phosphatase family protein, whose translation is MLHICSLAALPETVRATGASHILTVMANVDQVLRPASVLEANHLRVSMDDITEQMDGFVAPSDQHIERVLNFVRGWDRSAPMVVHCYAGISRSTASAFAAACALNPHRDEIEIARQIRARSAIASPNRLIVSLADKALGREGRMLRALDEMGPGSMTVEGRPFQLDLE